One part of the Cyanobacteriota bacterium genome encodes these proteins:
- a CDS encoding alpha/beta hydrolase, with the protein MPIVKESSYKAPWIFQNPHLGTILPSLLRTSAKVDYVRERIITPDNDFLDLDWSKTNSKELAIVCHGLEGSSQSHYINHAVKSLNLSGIDALAMNYRDCSGEPNNLVKSYHSGKTEDLALLIDHVQTNYESIYLIGFSIGGNLVLKYLGEQGSSVMDKIKLGITFAVPLCLEACAHELAKPENAIYMKYFLYRLHRKIKKKIKKFPGQIDDKDFSKLKSFYDYDRAYTAPLNGFKDEYDYWDKASCKKYLDDIKVPSFVINSLDDPFLAGDCYPVQSAIQNDNVFLETSAHGGHMGFASWGDVYWWQERMIEIIALVRSSGGKHLEALVSSSS; encoded by the coding sequence ATGCCAATTGTCAAAGAATCAAGTTATAAGGCGCCGTGGATTTTTCAAAATCCACACCTTGGAACGATCCTTCCTTCTTTGTTGAGAACTAGTGCCAAAGTTGATTACGTCAGAGAGCGAATCATAACTCCTGACAATGATTTTTTGGATTTGGATTGGTCCAAAACTAATAGCAAAGAGCTTGCCATCGTTTGTCATGGACTTGAAGGTAGTAGCCAAAGTCATTATATTAATCACGCAGTAAAAAGTCTCAATTTGAGTGGTATCGATGCTCTTGCTATGAATTATAGAGATTGTAGCGGAGAACCGAATAACTTGGTCAAGTCTTACCATAGCGGCAAGACAGAAGATCTTGCTTTGTTGATTGATCATGTACAAACGAACTATGAAAGTATCTATTTAATTGGTTTTAGTATTGGCGGTAACTTGGTGCTTAAATATTTAGGTGAGCAAGGCAGTTCTGTGATGGATAAAATTAAATTAGGAATTACTTTTGCCGTACCACTTTGTCTAGAGGCCTGTGCTCATGAGCTAGCAAAGCCAGAGAATGCGATTTATATGAAATATTTTTTGTATCGATTACATAGAAAGATCAAAAAGAAAATTAAAAAATTTCCTGGTCAAATCGATGACAAGGATTTTTCCAAGCTCAAGAGTTTTTATGATTACGATAGAGCTTATACTGCACCACTAAATGGATTTAAGGACGAGTATGATTATTGGGATAAAGCTAGTTGCAAAAAATACCTTGATGATATTAAAGTACCAAGTTTTGTTATTAACTCGCTTGATGACCCATTCTTAGCTGGTGATTGCTATCCAGTTCAGAGTGCTATTCAAAATGACAATGTTTTTCTGGAGACATCCGCTCACGGCGGCCATATGGGTTTTGCTTCTTGGGGAGATGTTTATTGGTGGCAAGAGCGAATGATTGAGATTATTGCCTTAGTGAGGTCTTCGGGAGGTAAACACCTAGAAGCTTTGGTTTCCAGTAGTTCTTAG
- a CDS encoding DUF3326 domain-containing protein, producing MIVPTGIGAAIGGYAADANPVCKLLAKASDILITHPNVVNGALLTDIPSNVVVVEGYLLDRFFANQVALRLGVKHKIAVVVDGAATPEERLLTQTCLDAATVVYGLDIIPEIFYTQEPIAANDLIKISNPNTLLEACDRARDAGATAFALLAVLDEDPQSQAAQDYSKAQGFDPIGSIEAKISHLVSQVFLLPSAHAPIVRSKIKTKLEPVAPRVAAEYLSESFLASVFKCLQASPQIIPLESNYKVLSSGYTNPAELGLTRKPGDIIIHDVANLVVPYDCCNGVPMIECWKHEVELLCVKNNTTDLDDTADIFNIPHKLMNSYLEAAGYLLANTRDNKFIQAESILEPIKLQS from the coding sequence ATGATTGTCCCAACCGGGATTGGTGCTGCTATTGGCGGTTACGCTGCTGATGCTAATCCCGTTTGTAAGTTGCTAGCCAAAGCTTCGGATATTTTAATTACTCATCCAAATGTCGTCAATGGAGCTTTGTTGACGGATATTCCTAGTAATGTAGTTGTGGTTGAGGGATATTTGCTTGATAGGTTTTTTGCAAATCAAGTTGCTTTGCGCCTTGGAGTAAAACACAAGATTGCCGTTGTGGTTGATGGTGCTGCCACGCCCGAAGAGCGCTTGTTGACGCAGACTTGCCTTGATGCTGCCACTGTTGTTTATGGTTTGGATATAATCCCTGAGATTTTTTATACTCAGGAGCCGATTGCTGCAAACGATTTGATCAAGATTAGTAACCCTAATACTTTACTAGAAGCTTGTGATAGAGCACGTGATGCCGGTGCTACTGCTTTTGCCTTGCTTGCAGTTCTAGATGAAGATCCGCAATCTCAAGCAGCTCAGGATTATTCTAAAGCACAAGGTTTTGATCCAATTGGTTCTATAGAAGCGAAAATCTCACACTTGGTCTCGCAAGTATTTTTATTGCCATCTGCTCATGCTCCAATTGTGCGCAGCAAAATAAAAACTAAACTAGAACCGGTTGCTCCAAGAGTTGCAGCTGAATACTTAAGTGAGAGTTTTTTGGCTTCTGTATTCAAGTGTTTGCAAGCCTCGCCGCAAATCATACCACTTGAATCTAATTATAAAGTCTTGAGCAGCGGTTATACCAACCCCGCTGAACTTGGGTTAACTCGCAAGCCTGGCGATATCATTATTCATGATGTAGCCAACTTGGTGGTGCCCTATGATTGTTGTAATGGAGTGCCAATGATTGAGTGCTGGAAACACGAGGTTGAACTTTTGTGTGTTAAGAACAATACTACGGACCTGGATGATACAGCTGATATTTTTAATATCCCACATAAGCTCATGAATAGTTACCTTGAAGCGGCTGGTTACCTGCTTGCAAATACTAGGGATAACAAATTTATTCAAGCTGAGTCAATCTTAGAACCAATTAAGTTACAATCATAG